From a single Paraburkholderia largidicola genomic region:
- the traD gene encoding conjugative transfer system coupling protein TraD (Members of this protein family are the putative conjugative coupling factor, TraD, as the term is used for the SXT and TOL plasmid systems.): MTHYINHFRPIYEFRAALFWLAALVMLPLSGMPFAWVFVLVALAFLTLRSFQIWRALKFRMAISTKWLTTLQIPKLLQIQKRMKEEANSMYLGIGFEWTQKHCQIAHDILRMPTTDIPGLPKWLNKTKRGRKIEAAIENLFAPKDSTRDRMPQGASWIHGIEPNKGLVPFHYKSMGGHTAVGGTTGSGKTRTYEVISTQVIHLGDVLINVDPKNDKDWKLRAEKEAARTGRKFLYFNQAKPSESVRLEPLDSWSQPSEIPSRIAQLMEEGPFRDFAYLFISRSVNGELYIGDKPNLRSILKYAQGGIAPLLEKALRRFFAEKGLTDWEQQVATETTRQGQRNNAVSLVDGMIGLYNARFASQEQGHEAIDGLIATHTHDREHYMRIIASALPLLQMLATGETGLMLAPKVDDFEDEREVWTIEKVIRQKAILHIGLDSLSNSIVAKAIASMLLADVSAVCGSIYNFYETPPDVVLIIDEVAEAINEQVIQILNKGRGAGFKAFVAFQTRADLEAKLGNAAKMLQVLGNLNNQIILRLEDTDTAQWFSDKVGETAIRNITITGSTSTGTEAHIGEFTGGVSRSLQLEKAPLIPTRLIHSLPNLQYFMRISGAAVYQGRIPILQG, encoded by the coding sequence ATCACCCATTACATCAACCATTTCAGGCCCATATACGAGTTTCGCGCGGCCTTGTTCTGGCTCGCGGCACTCGTCATGCTGCCCCTGTCTGGAATGCCCTTCGCGTGGGTATTCGTACTGGTGGCGCTCGCGTTTCTCACGTTGCGTTCATTCCAGATATGGCGCGCATTGAAATTCCGGATGGCCATTTCAACGAAGTGGCTGACGACGCTGCAGATCCCCAAGCTGCTGCAAATCCAGAAGCGCATGAAGGAAGAGGCGAACTCGATGTACCTTGGCATCGGGTTCGAGTGGACGCAGAAGCATTGTCAGATTGCGCATGACATCCTGCGTATGCCGACCACGGATATTCCCGGGTTACCGAAATGGCTGAACAAGACGAAGAGGGGCCGCAAGATCGAGGCCGCTATCGAAAATCTGTTCGCGCCAAAGGACAGCACCCGCGATCGGATGCCACAGGGTGCGTCGTGGATACACGGGATCGAGCCGAATAAGGGGCTCGTGCCGTTCCACTACAAGTCGATGGGCGGACATACTGCCGTTGGCGGCACAACAGGTTCCGGCAAGACCCGCACCTATGAGGTCATCTCGACGCAGGTCATCCACCTTGGTGACGTGCTGATAAACGTCGATCCGAAGAACGACAAGGACTGGAAGTTGCGAGCGGAAAAGGAAGCTGCGCGCACCGGCCGTAAATTCCTGTACTTCAATCAGGCCAAGCCGTCCGAGTCCGTCCGGCTGGAGCCACTCGACAGCTGGTCGCAGCCGTCTGAGATTCCGAGCCGCATCGCACAATTGATGGAGGAGGGGCCGTTCCGTGACTTCGCCTATCTGTTCATCAGCCGCTCGGTCAACGGCGAACTGTACATCGGCGACAAGCCCAATCTCCGCTCGATCCTGAAGTATGCGCAGGGCGGTATTGCGCCGCTCCTCGAAAAGGCGCTGCGGCGATTCTTCGCAGAAAAGGGACTGACGGACTGGGAGCAGCAGGTCGCGACGGAAACGACGCGACAGGGACAGCGGAACAATGCCGTCTCGCTCGTTGACGGAATGATCGGGTTATATAACGCACGGTTCGCCTCCCAGGAACAGGGTCATGAAGCGATCGACGGCCTGATCGCCACGCACACGCACGACCGCGAGCACTACATGCGGATCATCGCGTCGGCGCTCCCGTTGCTCCAGATGCTGGCGACGGGTGAAACGGGACTGATGCTCGCGCCGAAGGTCGACGACTTCGAGGACGAGCGCGAGGTATGGACCATCGAGAAGGTGATCCGCCAGAAAGCGATCCTCCATATCGGTCTCGATTCGCTCTCGAACAGCATCGTGGCGAAGGCCATTGCGTCAATGCTGCTGGCTGACGTGTCAGCCGTCTGCGGTTCGATCTACAACTTTTACGAGACGCCACCCGACGTGGTGCTCATCATCGACGAGGTGGCCGAAGCCATCAACGAACAGGTGATCCAGATTCTCAACAAGGGTCGCGGCGCGGGCTTCAAGGCGTTCGTCGCCTTCCAGACGCGCGCCGACCTCGAGGCGAAACTTGGAAACGCCGCCAAAATGCTGCAGGTTTTGGGCAATCTCAATAATCAGATCATCCTTAGACTCGAAGACACTGACACGGCGCAGTGGTTCTCCGACAAGGTCGGAGAAACTGCGATCCGAAACATCACGATCACTGGCAGTACGAGTACCGGGACCGAAGCGCACATCGGGGAATTTACTGGTGGTGTTTCGCGATCACTTCAACTGGAGAAAGCCCCGCTGATTCCAACCCGCCTGATTCACAGCCTGCCCAACCTGCAGTATTTCATGCGCATTTCGGGCGCTGCCGTGTACCAGGGCCGCATTCCAATCCTTCAAGGCTGA
- a CDS encoding DUF4400 domain-containing protein — translation MAGSRFASHVKWWFFLVPLLALFVMPALPDRSLFSVPPEEAESVQNVVGVERADDVVTLTNDRFRRWFVDTGIIRATLDASGSGEIGEAGVSEFAHGWVHNFWLEVYRVIYRASVMKLWIFGTLVFCAAAFVDGSVRRKIKASAAGFASPLSFHLAGHGILLVFGMTFAVLAAPFPVLAQYWIAVAAVLGALLWKAASSFQ, via the coding sequence ATGGCCGGTAGCCGCTTCGCCTCTCACGTCAAGTGGTGGTTCTTTCTTGTGCCGCTGCTCGCACTTTTTGTCATGCCCGCGCTTCCCGACCGGTCGCTGTTTTCCGTGCCGCCCGAAGAAGCGGAGTCGGTCCAGAACGTCGTGGGCGTTGAGCGTGCCGATGACGTTGTGACTTTGACCAACGACCGGTTCCGCCGCTGGTTCGTTGATACAGGGATCATCCGCGCAACCCTCGACGCGTCCGGCTCGGGCGAAATCGGCGAGGCGGGTGTGTCGGAATTTGCTCACGGATGGGTCCACAATTTCTGGCTCGAGGTGTATCGGGTGATTTATCGCGCGAGCGTCATGAAGTTGTGGATCTTCGGCACACTCGTCTTCTGTGCAGCAGCATTCGTTGACGGTTCCGTACGACGCAAGATCAAGGCGTCAGCCGCCGGCTTCGCCAGCCCGCTCTCATTCCACCTCGCCGGGCACGGAATCCTCCTCGTTTTCGGGATGACGTTTGCCGTTCTCGCGGCACCGTTCCCCGTGCTCGCGCAGTACTGGATCGCAGTCGCCGCGGTGCTCGGCGCGCTGTTGTGGAAGGCAGCCTCCTCGTTTCAGTAA
- a CDS encoding ATPase produces the protein MTIITEETNLDAVSTPAAAHANTAGAPEHVVGAGAPVTGSAGPATTDGADNGEIELELQQMEDAPTTLQKEGMISETEADEKREQVARTRKMFRELSPAERAAIVKRRREIGRELMDRQLSGAAVVQAAVRLNHTRLKPLFEQWWPYLNRMSINLQRFGRSTFGAEDQGIVTAFFEKQVGDLEAYVDEQLSVAQGFREKTEARLKEQGDIVFAPSVTKPSLEIGVEAYSRFSMRLLSLLMKFDKVMDHFDFLVWNGVRDQSDVDEETTRFLRKFHPIGVRGYMTHLRLMTTVRGR, from the coding sequence ATGACCATCATCACGGAAGAGACGAACCTCGACGCTGTTAGCACTCCCGCGGCCGCGCATGCCAACACGGCTGGCGCGCCGGAACACGTCGTGGGCGCTGGGGCCCCGGTAACCGGCAGCGCCGGGCCGGCGACGACCGACGGCGCCGATAACGGCGAGATCGAACTCGAACTGCAGCAGATGGAGGACGCCCCGACCACCCTTCAGAAAGAAGGGATGATCAGCGAGACGGAAGCAGATGAGAAGCGTGAGCAGGTCGCGCGTACGCGCAAGATGTTCCGCGAACTGTCGCCAGCGGAACGCGCAGCGATCGTGAAGCGCCGCCGCGAAATTGGTCGCGAACTGATGGATCGGCAGCTGTCGGGCGCAGCGGTGGTCCAGGCAGCCGTGCGCCTGAATCACACGCGTCTCAAGCCCCTGTTCGAACAATGGTGGCCGTACCTGAACCGGATGAGCATCAACCTGCAGCGTTTCGGCCGATCGACCTTCGGGGCGGAAGATCAGGGCATAGTCACGGCGTTCTTCGAAAAACAGGTCGGCGACCTGGAGGCCTATGTCGACGAGCAGTTGAGCGTCGCCCAGGGTTTCCGCGAAAAGACCGAAGCGCGCCTGAAGGAACAGGGCGATATCGTGTTTGCGCCGAGCGTGACCAAGCCGTCGCTGGAGATCGGTGTCGAAGCATACTCGCGGTTCTCGATGCGCCTGCTGTCGTTGCTGATGAAGTTCGACAAGGTGATGGATCATTTCGATTTCCTCGTCTGGAACGGTGTGCGCGACCAGTCGGACGTCGACGAGGAAACGACCCGCTTCCTGCGCAAGTTCCATCCGATCGGCGTGCGCGGCTACATGACTCACCTGCGCCTGATGACCACGGTGCGCGGCCGGTAA
- a CDS encoding ATP-dependent helicase gives MLDGLNPQQREVAELRQHCVAIACPGAGKTKTIAAKAAHLLADPAAIVGAVTFSKDAAVELRDRILALAGDGARKRLIAGTFHSLAFRQLGKRDIATDGDRMGLIARVIAELGLAWKPEEVIPTIERIKTNFGRVQAGTEDAQIYAAYQAALERNGKIDFQDMLRLAVAGMEAGDIAPYRFTDLLVDEFQDTDPLQYRWVELHAKANARVTVVGDDDQSIYGFRAALGYRGMEDFASSFNAQKVVLGSNYRCHGEILSAADRVIRNNTDRIAKLLHAERGPGGSVAIKRSDDEYADAVAAVETLHPLLKAGKSCAILARTNRILDPIEAVCRSHGVPYFRASGSSVLNRPEGALMCNLLGIAEGRKQNGLDAVFGYMGVSTPLLAVLHSDMGPELVQRLKKDLVALGLPEDTATVYRSFMKRLSEWQAMCERSFYSLVLDGVHELMMTYAKKDQSIRAIQGTYDVISRLSGTFAERIEYLRRDNNKPTDGALVLTTMHSSKGLEWDHVWISRAEEGVVPDEKSTESEERRLFYVAMTRARDGLTIATIKKNPVSRFLIESSIQ, from the coding sequence ATGCTCGACGGGCTCAATCCGCAGCAGCGTGAGGTAGCGGAACTGCGCCAGCACTGTGTTGCGATCGCGTGCCCAGGTGCTGGCAAGACCAAGACCATCGCGGCGAAGGCGGCTCATTTGCTGGCCGACCCCGCCGCAATCGTCGGCGCTGTCACCTTCAGCAAGGACGCGGCAGTCGAGCTGCGCGACCGGATTCTGGCGCTTGCCGGTGACGGTGCCAGGAAGCGGCTTATCGCGGGGACGTTTCACTCGCTCGCATTCAGGCAACTGGGCAAGCGCGATATCGCGACGGACGGCGACCGCATGGGCCTCATTGCGCGTGTCATTGCGGAACTCGGGCTCGCGTGGAAGCCCGAAGAGGTCATACCCACCATCGAGAGGATCAAGACCAATTTCGGCCGGGTACAGGCGGGCACCGAAGATGCGCAGATCTACGCCGCCTATCAGGCCGCGCTTGAGCGCAATGGCAAGATCGATTTTCAGGACATGCTGCGCCTTGCCGTCGCGGGAATGGAAGCGGGCGACATCGCGCCCTACCGCTTCACCGATCTGCTCGTTGACGAATTCCAGGACACGGACCCGCTGCAATACCGGTGGGTTGAGCTGCACGCAAAGGCCAATGCAAGGGTAACCGTGGTGGGTGATGACGACCAGAGCATCTACGGATTCCGCGCGGCACTTGGTTATCGCGGCATGGAAGACTTCGCGTCCTCCTTTAACGCGCAGAAAGTGGTGCTCGGTAGCAACTATCGCTGCCATGGCGAGATTCTTTCAGCGGCGGACCGCGTGATCCGGAACAACACCGACCGGATCGCGAAGCTTCTGCATGCCGAGCGTGGACCGGGTGGTTCCGTTGCAATAAAGAGGTCCGACGACGAATATGCGGACGCGGTTGCGGCCGTCGAGACGTTGCATCCGCTTCTGAAAGCGGGCAAGTCGTGTGCAATCCTCGCGCGCACGAACCGGATTCTGGACCCGATCGAGGCAGTCTGCCGCTCGCACGGCGTTCCATATTTCCGTGCGTCCGGCAGTTCCGTGCTCAATCGCCCGGAGGGCGCACTCATGTGCAACCTGCTCGGCATCGCGGAAGGGCGCAAGCAGAACGGGCTGGATGCGGTTTTCGGCTACATGGGCGTGAGCACACCACTTCTTGCCGTGCTGCACAGTGACATGGGGCCAGAGCTTGTTCAACGTCTCAAGAAGGATCTTGTCGCGCTTGGTCTGCCCGAAGACACCGCGACGGTCTATCGAAGTTTCATGAAGCGCCTTTCCGAATGGCAGGCGATGTGCGAACGCAGTTTCTACTCGCTCGTGCTCGACGGCGTGCATGAGCTGATGATGACGTACGCAAAGAAGGACCAGTCCATCCGCGCGATCCAGGGCACCTACGACGTGATATCGCGGCTTTCTGGCACCTTCGCTGAGCGGATCGAATACCTCCGCCGCGACAACAACAAGCCAACCGATGGCGCACTCGTCTTGACAACGATGCACAGTTCGAAAGGGCTGGAATGGGATCACGTGTGGATCTCGCGGGCGGAAGAGGGCGTCGTGCCGGACGAAAAGAGCACCGAGTCTGAAGAGCGCCGCCTTTTCTATGTTGCGATGACCCGTGCGCGCGACGGCCTGACCATCGCGACCATCAAAAAGAATCCCGTCTCCCGGTTCCTCATCGAATCGTCTATCCAGTAA
- a CDS encoding bactofilin family protein, producing the protein MKPQPLNVTLLSAGLSIHGDVFLDHGISSFAIVDGNIVSNAGLLHIGQGGMVKGQVEGEHVRVDGTVEGDVHARGVLEINGRVIGNVYYYGTIRLGPRASLEGQVKRKSDLTIENAGSNVQQLSRTTSSV; encoded by the coding sequence ATGAAGCCACAACCGCTTAATGTCACGCTCCTGTCTGCAGGTCTTTCAATTCATGGCGACGTCTTTCTCGATCACGGGATCAGCAGCTTTGCCATCGTGGACGGCAACATTGTGTCGAATGCTGGCCTCCTGCATATCGGACAGGGCGGCATGGTGAAAGGACAGGTGGAAGGCGAACACGTTCGCGTGGATGGCACGGTCGAGGGCGATGTGCACGCGCGGGGGGTTCTTGAAATCAATGGCCGGGTCATCGGAAACGTCTATTACTACGGGACGATCCGTCTCGGACCGCGTGCATCGCTCGAGGGCCAGGTTAAACGCAAGAGCGACCTGACCATCGAGAACGCCGGCAGCAATGTGCAGCAACTATCGCGCACGACGTCAAGTGTTTGA